The DNA sequence CTGATAACGCACTCTGAGCCAGCTCGATGGCTTCCGATTGATTGTCATGAAGCAACGGCAATATGGCTTCCGCAAATCGTGCGAGATTCCAGCCACCAATATACGGCTGATTCCCATAGGCATAGCGACCTTCCCGATCAATGGAGCTAAACACTGTTGCAGGGTCATAGGTATCCATAAATGCGCAAGGGCCATAATCAATCGTTTCCCCGCTAATCGCCATATTATCGGTATTCATGACCCCATGAATAAAGCCAACCAGCTGCCATTTGGCAATCAGCACAGCCTGACGTTTGATGACCTCCTGAAGTAAATGAAGATAACGATTCTCATCATCTTCTATATCTGGATAATGTCGTTGTAACGTATAATCCGCAAGAGTCCGAACATTCTCAACATTCCCCAATTGGGAAGCATATTCGAAAGTACCTACGCGCAAATGACTTGCAGCCACGCGAGTAAGAATAGCGCCTTGCAAGTCTTTTTCACGGATCACGGATTCACCCGTCGATACCACCGCTAAGCTGCGGGTCGTAGGAATACCCAGCGCATGCATGGCTTCGCTAATGATGTATTCGCGCAGCATCGGACCAAGCGCCGCCCGACCATCACCTCGGCGGGAATAAGGTGTTGGGCCTGAACCCTTAAGTTGTATGTCCACACGCTCACCTTGGGGAGTAATATGCTCACCAAGTAATACGGCCCGCCCATCCCCTAACATATTGAAATGCCCAAATTGATGCCCTGCATATGCCTGAGCAATAGGTAAAGCACCTTCAGGAACCCTGTTTCCAGCAAGCTCCGCTACGCCTTCTTCACTTTGCAATGCTGCAGCGTTTAACGCTAAGGATGCCGCCAGCTTCTCATTGAAAATAACTAGCTGCGGAGATCTTACAGGGGCCGGGTTCATACGGCTAAAAAATAATTGCGGCAAACGGGTATAGCTATGATCAAAGTTCCAACCGGATTCCAAACATTCATCTCTCTTTGCCATCGCATAACCTTCTCTTCATTAGTTTTGGAATTCTATGCATACATCAAATAGAATTGATTACAGATGCCTTTTAGGGTATACCTCTTCCCATTTATTATACTCTTACTATAAATAACGATGGACGGAAATCAACATCAATGGTGTCAATCTAACAGCAAGCTTTTTATCTAAAAAAGCAAGAGCGCTACCGATTAGGTACGCGCTCTATGTATCCAATACATGATATTCCATATAACGAATCTAAGCTTCACTATCCAGCTTTTTGAAAATGGCTGCCATCTGCGCCCGATCCTGCTCGGTTAACTTTTCAAACAAACCCCTTTTCAGCCTCTGCCCCTCCAGTGTCGCTCGTCTTAGAACTTCGACACCTTTGTCGGTAATCTCCAAATAGATAATCCGCCGATCCGACTCGTCCACATTTCTGACGGCCAATTCCTTCGCGACAAGCTTATCCGATAAATAACTGAGCGTAGCCGGGGAAAGCCCTAATGTTTTCGCAATATCCGAGGGCCGGCTTCTTCCGTTTTGCTTCAGGTGGCCGAGCACAAGAACATGAGAGACACCAAGGTCCTCATTGAATGTTTTGTTCCACTGAACGATCAGCTTGTTCGTAAAATTCTCCATACTTTGTATGAGTTCAAAAATGGTCTGCTCTTCCATTTGATCCTCCTTGTAAAAATAAACGACAGCCCCTAATGAATATGAAGGGCTGTCATCATCTTACACGCTATTGGGCTGAGTATCCACCATCAATCACCAGCTCAGATCCTGTAATGTACGAAGAATCATCAGAAGCCAGGAACAATGCCGCTTTGGCAATATCATCAGGTTGTCCTAAACGCTGCAAAGGTGTTGCCTGAATCAATTGGCCCAGCAGGTCCTTCGAGGTACTTAAAGCTTGAGTCATTGGCGTCTCGATGATCCCTGGGAAAAGCGCATTTACCCGAACGCCTTGACGTCCAAACGTTGTAGCCGCTGCTTTAGACAATGCACGTACAGCGCCTTTGGATGCCGAGTAGTGGTTAAAGCCTTGGCCGATCATGGCCGTGTACGAAGAGATATTGATGATGGAGCCTTTCTTTTGGGCTGCCATATAAGGAGCGACATGCTTGATGCCCGCGAATGGGCCGAAGCCATTAATGGACAGCATTTTCTGCCAGTCCTCCACATTAATTTGCTCGTATGGCTTCTCGGAAGAGATGCCCGCATTGTTGACAAGGATATCAATTTTACCAAATCGATCGTTTACCTCTTTCGCCAGTGCCTGCCAATCCTCATCCGAGGCGACATTCAATTTCATACCGTGGACATTCTCTTTTTGGCTTGCTTTCTCAAGCGCTGCCTCATTAATGTCAGCCGCAATCACAATGGCGCCTTCTTGTGCGAACAGATCAACCATGCATTCACCGATACCCGAAGCCCCACCGGTAACGATAGCTACTTTATTAGACAATTTCCCCATATCCCATGCTCCTAACGTAATTTGATTGAACCATTATGCCTCTAACGAAATTGGATTAATTCCACAAACCCGCCCGCTCCAGCTTCTTCTTTCCTCTGAAAGCCATGCCTATGCAGCCGATGTTAATGATCATCATGATGCCGATGGCATATAAAACAGGGGTGTAACTTCCGGTATAATCGAAGACATATCCATAGGCCGGCAAGGCAACGATCGATGATATCGCGAGCCCCATGGAGGCATTGGAATAGATCTGACTATATTCCTTATTGCCGAACAAGCTCGATGTAAGAGCCGGGCCCAATGTTCCGATGGAGGCAGAAACAAGGCCGAAAAGCCCAACAGCCAACGATATGACAACTGTGCTTGATGGCGAGAACAATAACAGCCCGATCGACAGCAAGCCGAGGAACATGGCAGCAATCGCTGTATTTCGGGTGCCGATTTTATCGCTCGCATATCCGATGACGAGTGAGCCGATCAGCACGCCGATCATATTGGTTGCCATAACATTACCTGCAAAGGTGACATCGAACCCCTTGTTCATCAGATACGTTGGAATGTGCATCGAAAAGCTGGCTGCAGATGTAATCAGGAAGAAAAAAGCAATAAGCGCATAGAATGCAGAGGATTTTTTGGCAGCAGCTAAAGTTACCCCTTTTTCATCCGCTGACGCACTATTTGCAGTTCCGTTTGTACCGTCCAGTACTTCCGCTCCGTAAGGAAGCGTTTTCTTTTCTTGAGGTGATTTCCTGATCAGGAGCAGCACGATGGGAACAACGATAACGATGATCGTAATCCCGACAATCATATAAGAAGCTCTCCAGCCTTGACCCGCGATCAGTTTGCCAACTACCGGTTGAGTAATGGCGCCAAGCACGC is a window from the Paenibacillus sp. J23TS9 genome containing:
- a CDS encoding YdiU family protein encodes the protein MAKRDECLESGWNFDHSYTRLPQLFFSRMNPAPVRSPQLVIFNEKLAASLALNAAALQSEEGVAELAGNRVPEGALPIAQAYAGHQFGHFNMLGDGRAVLLGEHITPQGERVDIQLKGSGPTPYSRRGDGRAALGPMLREYIISEAMHALGIPTTRSLAVVSTGESVIREKDLQGAILTRVAASHLRVGTFEYASQLGNVENVRTLADYTLQRHYPDIEDDENRYLHLLQEVIKRQAVLIAKWQLVGFIHGVMNTDNMAISGETIDYGPCAFMDTYDPATVFSSIDREGRYAYGNQPYIGGWNLARFAEAILPLLHDNQSEAIELAQSALSEYTTLYFDSWTAGMRAKLGIFNEEQQDETLIKDLLSMMHKYQADYTNTFLALTFNTVDDLVLSGTPEFTEWYMVWQERLDRQQESKESAHELMRSSNPAIIPRNHRVEEALEAAENNGDYSVMEQLLEALSSPYAHSPEQAIYAALPVDSTRPYRTFCGT
- a CDS encoding SDR family NAD(P)-dependent oxidoreductase; the protein is MGKLSNKVAIVTGGASGIGECMVDLFAQEGAIVIAADINEAALEKASQKENVHGMKLNVASDEDWQALAKEVNDRFGKIDILVNNAGISSEKPYEQINVEDWQKMLSINGFGPFAGIKHVAPYMAAQKKGSIINISSYTAMIGQGFNHYSASKGAVRALSKAAATTFGRQGVRVNALFPGIIETPMTQALSTSKDLLGQLIQATPLQRLGQPDDIAKAALFLASDDSSYITGSELVIDGGYSAQ
- a CDS encoding MFS transporter — protein: MSHNKKKIHYAWWILLGLCLMVGLGKAGLNNSAGLFLRQVSNDLGVGMGSLSLYFSVSAIVTMIFLPIGGKLMAKYDTRLILIIAIILQAGAFALFGLMHSVWGWYILAIPLAVGGVFITVIAGPVLINQWFKKSKGLALGIMGAAGGVLGAITQPVVGKLIAGQGWRASYMIVGITIIVIVVPIVLLLIRKSPQEKKTLPYGAEVLDGTNGTANSASADEKGVTLAAAKKSSAFYALIAFFFLITSAASFSMHIPTYLMNKGFDVTFAGNVMATNMIGVLIGSLVIGYASDKIGTRNTAIAAMFLGLLSIGLLLFSPSSTVVISLAVGLFGLVSASIGTLGPALTSSLFGNKEYSQIYSNASMGLAISSIVALPAYGYVFDYTGSYTPVLYAIGIMMIINIGCIGMAFRGKKKLERAGLWN
- a CDS encoding MarR family winged helix-turn-helix transcriptional regulator codes for the protein MEEQTIFELIQSMENFTNKLIVQWNKTFNEDLGVSHVLVLGHLKQNGRSRPSDIAKTLGLSPATLSYLSDKLVAKELAVRNVDESDRRIIYLEITDKGVEVLRRATLEGQRLKRGLFEKLTEQDRAQMAAIFKKLDSEA